The genomic DNA GACGGCGCCGCCGGGACCCCGGCGGCGGAGTCGCCGCGCCATCCATGGAACGCCCATAGGCATCGACCACCCGCCCCAGCCAGCCGTCCGAAGGGGCGATTCCAGTCTCTCCGGCAAGCCGGACCGTGTCTCCGACGGCCACACCGTCCGGCCTGCGGTCCAGCGCTGCCTGGACGATTCCATTATTCGCTCCAACAACCTCTAATCTGATAATATTCTCATAATTACAGACAAATTGGAGTTGGGCGCCGAGAGCGGGTGCGGGGTGGAAGCCAGACAGCGTCAAGCCCTGTCCGAGCACCGATTCCACAGATCCATATCTGGCAATAGGTTGTTTTTGGATGAATAAATTCGAAAGCGCCAGCAGGCGAGGCGTCAGGGAGCCAAGGCTGTCCATATCTTTTATGATTTCCGTCTCATGTCTTCACTCGCTCAATCTCTAAAATGACCCTTTTCAGTTTCCGAATTATGAGGCCAAATGCACGCATAAGGTGTGGAGCAAAAAAGATGCGAGTTCTTCTGGTTGAGGATGATCTCACGACCGCCCGCGGCATCTCCTTGATGCTGAAATCCGCTTCGATGATCGTGGACACGGCCGATACGGGCGAGGAAGCGCTGGAGCTGGCCCGCCTCTACGACTACGACATCGTCATCCAGGACCTGATGCTGCCGGACATGGAGGGCTACGAGGTCGTTCGCCGGCTGCGGGCGGCGCGCATCGAGACGCCGGTGCTGATCCTCTCGGGCCTCTCGCGGCCGCAGGCGAAGGTGAAGGGCTTCGGCATGGGGGCCGACGACTTCATCGTGAAGCCCTTTGACCAGCAGGAGCTCATCGCACGCATCCAGGCGATCGTGCGCCGCGCCAAGGGCTTCGCTCAGCCCAGCCTGACGGTGGGCGACATGACGCTCGACCTCGCCTCCCGCGAGGTGACGGTCAACGGCCGGCCTGTCCACCTGACCAGCAAGGAATATGCAACGCTGGAACTCCTGACGCTGCGCAAGGGTGCGGTGCTGACGAAGGAAGCCTTCCTCAACCACCTCTATGGCGGCATGGATGAACCGGAGGTGAAGATCATCGACGTCTTCATCTGCAAGCTGCGCAAGAAGCTGGCCCAGGCGGGCTGCTCCGACCTGATCGGCACGGTCTGGGGCCGCGGCTATGTGCTGCGGGAACCGGTGGGAAACATCCGGGCCGCGAAGGCGCAGAAGACCGAGGAAACCCCTAAGATCCCCCTCGTCGCCGCCTGAAGGGGGCGGATCAGGCAAGGGGGCTGTTTTTGTCGCGCGATGGCGCCGCCCTACCGTGACGGCACGGTAGCGGCGCCGCGCAGCCGGTGCGGCCCGCGTTCGCCGGGCAGGGGCACCAGGCCGTCGGTCACGCCGAGCACCGTCTCGGCTCCACCCAGATAGAGCAGGCCATCCGGCGCCAGACGCCCGGACAGCGCCTCCAGCACGCGCCGCTTGGTCGGCGTGTCGAAATAGATCAGCACGTTCCGGCAGAAGATCACGTCGAAGCGGCCCAGGCCCCGCAGATCCTCCAGCAGATTGCCTTCCGCGAAGCGCACGCGGGCGCGCAGTTCGGGCGAGGCACGCCAGCGCGAGCCCTCCTGGCGGAAATGCTTCACCAGCATCTGGATCGGCAGGCCGCGCTGCACCTCGAACTGGCTGAAGCTGCCTTCCTGCGCGCGGGCCACCACCTCACGGCTCAGGTCGGTGCCGAGGATCTCGCAATCCCGCCCGCCCAGCCGGCCCCGCAACTCGTCCAGGATCATGGCGATCGAATAGGCTTCCTGCCCCGTGGAGCAGGCGGCGGACCAGATGCGCAGCTTCTGCCCCGGCGGCCGCGCGGCGGCCAGTTCAGGCAGGATGCGGCGCAGATGGTCGAAGGGCTTGACGTCGCGGAAGAACGAGGACTCGTTGGTGGTCAGCGCCTCCGTGACCTCGCGCGCCAGCACCTGGGCACCGGGGGCCTGCAGGCGGCTGGCCAGGAGTTGCAGGTCGCGCAGCCCGTGGCGGCGGAGCAGGGGGGCCAGCCGGGTTTCCAGCATGTAGCCCTTGTCCTCCCCCAGCACGATTCCGGAACGCGCCTGCACCAGTGCGGAGATGGCCGACAATGCGGTGGCGGTCATGCCTCCACCCCCACCGGGGCGCGTCGTGCTGGTGCCCAGCGCTGCTGCCGCAGCCGTTCCGCCAGCCCCTCCGGCGGCAGCACCGCTTCCGCGAGCCCGGCCCTGGCCACGGCACCGGGCATGCCCCAGACCACCGAGGAGGCCTCGTCCTGTGCCAGCACGGTGCCACCCGCCGCCGCCACCGCCCGGCTGCCGGCCAGGCCATCGGAGCCCATGCCGGTCAGGATCACCGCCAGGACTCGGCCGCCGCAGGTGGCGACCAGACTGCGCAGCATCGGGTCCACCGCCGGGCGGCAGAAATTCTCGGGCGGTGCGTCGCTCAGCCGGGAGACGAGCACCCCGCCCTCGCGCACCGCCAGCAGGTGGCGATCGCCGGGCGCGAGATAGAGCCGCCCCGGATGCAGGACCTCCCCATCCCCGGCCTCCCGTACCGGCATGACCCCCAGGCGGGTCAGGTGGTCCGCCAGCATCGAGGGAAAGCCCGCCGGCATGTGCTGCACGGCCAGGACGGGCACCGGCGGCGCGGTGCCCAGGCCGCGCAGCAGCGCCGCCAGGGCCTGCGGCCCGCCGGTGGAGCTGCCGATCGCCAGCACCTGCGCCTCCTGCCGGGTGCGTCGCGGCGGCGGGGCCGGTGCGGCAGAGGGCCGGGGCATGTTCCGGCGCATGCGGGCCCAGCCCTTGACCTTCTCCACCAGCTCCGCGCCGAAGGCCTGGCCGGCGACGCCGCCAGCGGCGGCCATGGGCTTGGGCATGTAGTCCACGGCACCGGCCCGCAGCGCCGCCATGGCCATCGCGGCGCCGCGCTGCGTCAGCGAGGACGCGACGATGACGCTCGGCCGCGGTTCGCAGCGCAGGAGATGGGGCAGGGCGGTCATGCCGTCCATCACGGGCATCTCCAGGTCGAGCAGCACCACCTCCGGCTTTTCGGCGGCTGGCAGGGCAGCGAAGGCAGCAAGGGCAGCGCGCCCGTCGCCCGCCCGGGCGACGATGCGCAGGCCGGGGTCCGCCTCCAGGATGCGGCCGAAGGCAGCGCGGACGGTCAGGCTGTCATCGCAGAGCATGACCCGCACGGGCGCAGGGGTCATGCCGCTCCGCCGCCCGGGGCGAAGCCCATCACCGCCAGCTTGTCGGCCAGGATCGCCTCGTCGAAGGGCTTCATGATGTATTCCCGCGCCCCGGCTTCCAGCGCCTCCATGATCCGGGGCAGGGCGGCCTCCGTGGTGCAGAACATCACCGGCGGGCAGGCCTCGCCGAAGTCCTGCCGCAGCGCGTGCAGGCATTCGAGGCCGTCCATCACAGGCATGTTGCGGTCGAGCAGGATCAGGTCGGGCCGTGCCTCCCGGCAGGCGCGCAGGGCGGCGGCCCCGTCCTCGGCCTCGCGCACCGTGAAGCCGAGACGCTCCAGCATCCCGCGGGCGACGCGGCGCACCACGCGGCTGTCATCCACCACCAGGCAATCGGGCATGTCCCGCCTCCTCATCCGATCGCGAGAAGGCGATCGACATCCAGCAGGATCAGGAGTTGCCCCTCCTCGCCCGCCATGCCGCGGAAGACGCCCCGCGAGATCTCCCGCCAGACCGGCTCCAGCGTGGGCGGATTGGGCGCCGCTTCCCCCAGGGCCAGCGGCACGACATCGCCGACGCCATCCACCAGCAGCGCGTAGAGCTCGCTGCCCTGTTCCACGACCACGGCCATGGGGCCGGGCGCTCCGGCGGGGCGGGGCGGCAGGCGCAGCCGCCGCCGCAGGTCCATCGCCGTGACGATGCGCCCGCGCAGGTTCAGGCTGCCGGCGATTTCGGGCGGCGCCAGCGGGATCGGCGTGGTGGCCTGCGGCAGGAGGACATCCCGCACGCGCTGGACAGGCACGCAGCAGAGCTGCCCGCCCACGGTCAGCGTCAGGAAGACCTCGGTTTCCCCGGAAGGCATTTCCCGGAAAGCGCGCGGACGATCCGCCTCGGTCATGCTCATGGCCGTCTCCTCATTCCGTCGCCATGGCGGGCCATTGTGTCGGGGTGCCGAGGCACTGCCGCAGGGAGGCGAGCAGGCCCTCCCGGTCGAGCTTGCCGACATAGTCGGTGAAGCCCGCCTCGCGCGCCTGGCGGATCGCCTCAGGCGTGGTGCGCGAGCTGAGCGCGATCATCGGCAGGCTGGCCCAGGCGCCACCCTGGCGCAGCGTGCGGGCCAGCTCGATGCCGCCCAGCTCCGGCATCTCGATGTCGGAGACGATGGCGTCGAAGCCCTCCTCCGCCTCCCGCAGCCGCAGTGCCTCCGCCCCGTTCGCCACCGCCGTGACCTGGTAGCCGGCGGCGGACAGCATGGGCGCCACGACGCCCCGGAAGAAGGCGCTGTCCTCGACCAGCAGGAGGCGCGTCCGGACGGCGGCGGCCTCGAACCAGCCTTCCCCGCCCTGCTCCAGCCACCAGGCGCAGTCCAGCACCTCCGTGGCGCGGCCGGCGATGACCGCCGTGCCGAGATAGCCGAGGCAGGTCGAGGCCTGCTCGATCCGCAGGCTGTCCTCGACGACATCCAGGATGCTGTCCACCATCAGCCCCATGGCGCGGTCGCGCTCGGTGAAGACCAGCACCGCCTGGCGCGTCCCGGCCGGGCCCGGACTCCATCCCGGCGAGAGCGGCACGAGCGGCATCAGCCGGCCGCGGTACTGGGTCATCCAGCGGCCGCCCGACACCTCGATGCGCTCCACCGGGATGTCCTCCAGCCGCGACACCAGGGCCAGCGGCACCGTCTTGGGCGTGGCGTCGCCCGCGGTGAAGAGCAGCAGGGCCGAGGCCGCGCTGGCGGTCCGCGCCGCGACGGGCTTGCGCTCCGCTTCCAGCCCACGGTCGCTGCCGATGCCGGCGGCGCGCGCGATGCCGGCGGGATCGGCGATCATGATGACGGTGCCGTCGCCCAGGATGGTGTTGCCGCTGAACACGGTGAGGTGCCGCAGGATCGGCGCCACGGGCTTCACCACGATCTCCTCGGCATCGAAGATCCGGTCCACGACGATGCCGAAGAGGTCGCTGCCGACCTGTGTCACCACGACGAAGCCGCCTTCCTCGCCCGCGCCGCCATCCAGCCGCAGCAGGCCGGACAGGGAGACCAGCGGCAGCAGCCGGTCGCGCAGCCGCAGCACGGCGGCATCCTTGATGCGCTCGATCCGGGCGCCGCTGCCACCCACGCGCACCAGCTCCAGCACGCCGATCTGCGGGATGGCGAAGCGCTCGCTCCCCGCCTGGACCACCAGCGTGGAGACGATGGCGAGCGTCAGCGGGATCTTCACCACGAAGGTGCTGCCCTTGCCCTCCCTCGAATGTACCTCGACCGTGCCGCCGATGCGCTCGATGTTGGTCTTCACCACATCCATGCCGACGCCGCGGCCGGACACGGCGGTGACGGCGGCGGCGGTGGAGAACCCGGGATGGAAGATCAGCCGCTGCACATCGCGCTCGCCCATGGCGGCGAGCTCGGCCTCCGTCGCCAGGCCCTGCGACAGCGCCTTGGCACGGATGCGCTCCAGCGCCAGGCCGCGCCCGTCGTCGCCCACCTCCATGATGATGTGCCCGCCCTCGTGATAGGCATTGAGCAGGATGCGGCCGGTCTCCGGCTTGCCGGCGGCGCGGCGCTGCCCGGCATCCTCCAGCCCGTGATCGGCGCTGTTGCGCACCATGTGCGTCAGCGGATCGCGGATCATCTCCAGCACCTGGCGGTCGAGCTCCGTCTCGGCGCCGCGCATCTCCAGCTCGATGCGCTTGCCGAGCTCGTGCGACAGGTCGCGCACCAGCCGGGGCAGCTTCTGCCAGGCATTGCCGATCGGCTGCATGCGCGTCTTCATCACCCCTTCCTGCAGGTCGGAGGTGATGTGGGACAGGCGTTGCAGGGGCACCGAAAGGGTGGCGTCATCGCGCCCGCGCACGCTCTGCAAAAGCTGGTTGCGGGTCAGCACCAGCTCGCTCACCAGCACCATCAGCTCCTCCAGCACCTCCACCGAGACGCGGATGGTCTGTTGCTGCGCCACGGGCGCGGCCTCCGGGGCCTCGGCCGGCGGGGCGGCAGCCCTGGTGGGACCCGCAGGCTCGGGCGGCGGCTGCACGGGCGCGGGGAGCGTGGTAGGTGCGACGGCTTCGGGGGCCTCGGCCAGCCGTCCCGCATAGGCTTCGTCCAGCGCGTGCAACAGCGCGGTATCGTCGCCTTCCAGCTCCGCCCCGGTGCCGGCGATATCGGCGACGATGAGCTTCACGCGGTCCAGCGCCGAAAGGATCAGCGTGACGCCGGGCGAGGTGACGGGGAGCTGCCCGTCGCGGTAGCGGCCCAGCAGGTTCTCCGCCGCATGGGTGACGCGCTCCAGCCTC from Roseomonas gilardii includes the following:
- the ctrA gene encoding response regulator transcription factor CtrA, encoding MRVLLVEDDLTTARGISLMLKSASMIVDTADTGEEALELARLYDYDIVIQDLMLPDMEGYEVVRRLRAARIETPVLILSGLSRPQAKVKGFGMGADDFIVKPFDQQELIARIQAIVRRAKGFAQPSLTVGDMTLDLASREVTVNGRPVHLTSKEYATLELLTLRKGAVLTKEAFLNHLYGGMDEPEVKIIDVFICKLRKKLAQAGCSDLIGTVWGRGYVLREPVGNIRAAKAQKTEETPKIPLVAA
- a CDS encoding CheR family methyltransferase translates to MTATALSAISALVQARSGIVLGEDKGYMLETRLAPLLRRHGLRDLQLLASRLQAPGAQVLAREVTEALTTNESSFFRDVKPFDHLRRILPELAAARPPGQKLRIWSAACSTGQEAYSIAMILDELRGRLGGRDCEILGTDLSREVVARAQEGSFSQFEVQRGLPIQMLVKHFRQEGSRWRASPELRARVRFAEGNLLEDLRGLGRFDVIFCRNVLIYFDTPTKRRVLEALSGRLAPDGLLYLGGAETVLGVTDGLVPLPGERGPHRLRGAATVPSR
- the cheB gene encoding chemotaxis-specific protein-glutamate methyltransferase CheB, producing the protein MTPAPVRVMLCDDSLTVRAAFGRILEADPGLRIVARAGDGRAALAAFAALPAAEKPEVVLLDLEMPVMDGMTALPHLLRCEPRPSVIVASSLTQRGAAMAMAALRAGAVDYMPKPMAAAGGVAGQAFGAELVEKVKGWARMRRNMPRPSAAPAPPPRRTRQEAQVLAIGSSTGGPQALAALLRGLGTAPPVPVLAVQHMPAGFPSMLADHLTRLGVMPVREAGDGEVLHPGRLYLAPGDRHLLAVREGGVLVSRLSDAPPENFCRPAVDPMLRSLVATCGGRVLAVILTGMGSDGLAGSRAVAAAGGTVLAQDEASSVVWGMPGAVARAGLAEAVLPPEGLAERLRQQRWAPARRAPVGVEA
- a CDS encoding response regulator; this translates as MPDCLVVDDSRVVRRVARGMLERLGFTVREAEDGAAALRACREARPDLILLDRNMPVMDGLECLHALRQDFGEACPPVMFCTTEAALPRIMEALEAGAREYIMKPFDEAILADKLAVMGFAPGGGAA
- a CDS encoding chemotaxis protein CheW: MSMTEADRPRAFREMPSGETEVFLTLTVGGQLCCVPVQRVRDVLLPQATTPIPLAPPEIAGSLNLRGRIVTAMDLRRRLRLPPRPAGAPGPMAVVVEQGSELYALLVDGVGDVVPLALGEAAPNPPTLEPVWREISRGVFRGMAGEEGQLLILLDVDRLLAIG
- a CDS encoding hybrid sensor histidine kinase/response regulator yields the protein MDELLADFLTETNEGLVALDDALLRLERTPEDRQTLSEIFRLVHTIKGTCGFLGLPRLERVTHAAENLLGRYRDGQLPVTSPGVTLILSALDRVKLIVADIAGTGAELEGDDTALLHALDEAYAGRLAEAPEAVAPTTLPAPVQPPPEPAGPTRAAAPPAEAPEAAPVAQQQTIRVSVEVLEELMVLVSELVLTRNQLLQSVRGRDDATLSVPLQRLSHITSDLQEGVMKTRMQPIGNAWQKLPRLVRDLSHELGKRIELEMRGAETELDRQVLEMIRDPLTHMVRNSADHGLEDAGQRRAAGKPETGRILLNAYHEGGHIIMEVGDDGRGLALERIRAKALSQGLATEAELAAMGERDVQRLIFHPGFSTAAAVTAVSGRGVGMDVVKTNIERIGGTVEVHSREGKGSTFVVKIPLTLAIVSTLVVQAGSERFAIPQIGVLELVRVGGSGARIERIKDAAVLRLRDRLLPLVSLSGLLRLDGGAGEEGGFVVVTQVGSDLFGIVVDRIFDAEEIVVKPVAPILRHLTVFSGNTILGDGTVIMIADPAGIARAAGIGSDRGLEAERKPVAARTASAASALLLFTAGDATPKTVPLALVSRLEDIPVERIEVSGGRWMTQYRGRLMPLVPLSPGWSPGPAGTRQAVLVFTERDRAMGLMVDSILDVVEDSLRIEQASTCLGYLGTAVIAGRATEVLDCAWWLEQGGEGWFEAAAVRTRLLLVEDSAFFRGVVAPMLSAAGYQVTAVANGAEALRLREAEEGFDAIVSDIEMPELGGIELARTLRQGGAWASLPMIALSSRTTPEAIRQAREAGFTDYVGKLDREGLLASLRQCLGTPTQWPAMATE